DNA sequence from the Methylacidiphilum kamchatkense Kam1 genome:
GAAGCTCCTCTAAAATCAAATTGAAAGAAAAATTTTCCATTTTTTCCCCTTATGTATTAAAATCTAATTTAATCCTAATGAAAACTTTCAATTTTTAGCTATCGTTATTCCATCTATTCTCAATCATATTAGCTATTAGTAAGCTGTAATTCATTTGAAAATATTGTTTGATTTTTACTATGAGGGACCAAAAGTATTTTACTTTGGAAACACTTGCTGCTTTTCATCCAACAAAACCTAGTTTTGCAGTCTTAGGAAAGCCAATTGCTCACTCCTTATCTCCCATTTTCCAAAAGGCAGCTTTTGAAAAATTATCCATCGATTCAGAATACCTACGGCTGGAAGTTTCAGAAGAAGAATTAGAACAAGCAGTGGAAATTTTGGTTAAAAAAGGTTTTTTAGGTTGGAATTGTACTTCTCCTCTTAAAAAAAAGATGATGGAGTTGTGTAACCAATTGGACCATTCGGCAATAGCTCTGGGATCAGTCAATACCGTTAAGAGAAGAGAAAAAGTCTTATTGGGCTTTAATACGGACGGCTGCGGATGGGTAAACGATATTAAAAAAAACTTCTCTATTGATTTCCATAAGTTATCCATTACCATACTAGGCACGGGAGGAGCAGGGGAAGCTATTGCCAAACAATCAGCCAAGGAAGGTGCCCAAAAACTCATATTAATAAATAGAACTTATGGTAATGCTTTAAATTTGGCAAATGTTTTAGAAAGTCAGTACAACACTAAAGTTCAAGTCCTGGCTTTAATGGAGGCTAATGTTAAAAAAGCAATTGAGCAA
Encoded proteins:
- the aroE gene encoding shikimate dehydrogenase — encoded protein: METLAAFHPTKPSFAVLGKPIAHSLSPIFQKAAFEKLSIDSEYLRLEVSEEELEQAVEILVKKGFLGWNCTSPLKKKMMELCNQLDHSAIALGSVNTVKRREKVLLGFNTDGCGWVNDIKKNFSIDFHKLSITILGTGGAGEAIAKQSAKEGAQKLILINRTYGNALNLANVLESQYNTKVQVLALMEANVKKAIEQSELLVQALPFQHFNSLGFHWENILRPGILLYDLLYFPNPTPLESIAKKSGCKALNGLGMLIEQGALSFSIWTGLPAPIEIMKKSVASYEA